A single genomic interval of uncultured Sphaerochaeta sp. harbors:
- a CDS encoding metal-dependent transcriptional regulator, with the protein MQKSGEDYLEAVLALSEQHEKVRTTDVALRLGVSKPSVNRAMKVLSADGYVKQETYGDIHLTEKGRLKASQVYFRHKTLTSFFQEVLGVDPVIAEQDACLIEHDISSETMEKLASYLRSVKKDFS; encoded by the coding sequence ATGCAGAAGTCAGGAGAAGATTATCTTGAGGCTGTTTTGGCACTCAGTGAACAACACGAAAAGGTTAGGACGACCGATGTCGCCCTCCGTCTTGGTGTCTCAAAGCCGAGCGTAAACCGCGCAATGAAGGTACTCTCTGCCGACGGATATGTGAAGCAGGAAACCTACGGGGATATTCACCTGACAGAAAAAGGGAGACTGAAGGCTTCCCAGGTCTATTTCAGGCATAAAACCCTTACCAGTTTCTTCCAGGAAGTACTGGGTGTGGACCCTGTCATTGCAGAACAGGATGCTTGCTTAATCGAGCACGACATCTCCAGCGAGACGATGGAGAAACTGGCTAGCTATTTGCGCTCGGTGAAAAAAGATTTCTCATAG
- a CDS encoding extracellular solute-binding protein has protein sequence MKKSIALALMIALLLPLSLFAQGGKEAVVDENAPVTIQYWTHEDPARTALEEELIAQFMADNPNITVVRTTQASVKQIELVQTAFAANQGPDMFNLPIENQYAYITNYRVAPVDYQAAGYADKQDLLDKYVDGVLDTVTVNGEVYGLPLELTNWSIYVNKKIFRDAGLNPEKDYPKTWEEMADVSEKLVIRDGDILVRRGFDFRYPYYLTFFVPMVEQLGGELISSDGKTAIVGDEAWLKALTYMQEWGPSGRNLGSPTYKNARKLFNLDNNDMAMAHTGLYQQGRIEADNPEFFESGEWMVIPYPVFEDAVNDVAACYYGHFFMVNADSDPNVQKAAWKLAGFLLSHGEDYLTRGGNIIQPTKALFASDTLKNMPYSDVFINDMNRSHMIYYGDNSAEIQTQIRYAVESVMLSGVSPQKALATLRAAVQEIVDEQ, from the coding sequence ATGAAAAAATCAATTGCATTGGCATTGATGATTGCTTTGTTGCTCCCTCTCTCCTTGTTTGCTCAAGGTGGAAAGGAAGCTGTTGTAGATGAAAACGCTCCAGTTACCATACAGTACTGGACACACGAGGATCCGGCTCGTACGGCGTTGGAAGAAGAGCTTATTGCTCAGTTTATGGCTGATAACCCAAACATCACCGTGGTACGTACCACCCAGGCTTCTGTAAAGCAGATTGAACTTGTCCAGACTGCCTTTGCGGCAAACCAGGGCCCTGATATGTTCAATCTTCCCATCGAGAACCAGTATGCCTATATCACCAACTATCGTGTTGCCCCGGTTGACTACCAAGCAGCAGGTTATGCTGACAAGCAGGATTTGTTGGACAAGTATGTAGATGGTGTTCTGGATACTGTCACGGTGAATGGTGAGGTTTATGGTTTGCCCTTGGAGCTTACCAACTGGTCCATCTATGTAAACAAGAAGATCTTCCGTGATGCAGGGCTTAATCCTGAGAAAGATTACCCGAAGACCTGGGAAGAGATGGCAGACGTCTCCGAAAAGCTGGTAATCAGAGATGGAGATATCTTGGTTCGTCGTGGATTTGACTTCCGCTATCCTTATTACTTGACATTCTTTGTACCAATGGTAGAGCAGCTTGGTGGAGAGCTTATCAGCAGTGATGGCAAGACAGCCATTGTGGGCGATGAAGCTTGGTTGAAGGCATTGACCTACATGCAGGAATGGGGTCCATCAGGGCGTAACCTTGGTTCCCCGACCTACAAGAATGCCCGAAAATTGTTCAACTTGGATAACAATGATATGGCAATGGCCCACACTGGCTTATACCAGCAGGGACGAATTGAGGCAGACAACCCAGAGTTCTTCGAGAGTGGAGAGTGGATGGTTATTCCGTATCCTGTATTCGAGGATGCAGTGAACGATGTGGCAGCATGCTACTATGGTCACTTCTTCATGGTGAATGCGGACAGTGATCCCAATGTGCAGAAGGCCGCTTGGAAGTTGGCAGGATTCCTGCTCAGCCATGGAGAGGATTACCTCACCCGTGGTGGAAACATCATTCAGCCGACCAAGGCACTGTTTGCAAGCGATACGTTGAAGAACATGCCCTACAGTGATGTATTCATCAATGACATGAATCGTTCACACATGATTTATTACGGGGATAATTCAGCTGAAATCCAGACACAGATCCGCTATGCGGTTGAGTCGGTAATGCTCAGTGGTGTCAGCCCCCAAAAGGCACTGGCAACCCTTCGAGCTGCTGTACAAGAAATTGTAGACGAACAGTAA
- a CDS encoding sugar ABC transporter permease, giving the protein MGMKKYRGIEKKQARWGFAFVVPSLLFFSLFSFYPIINAFYTSFFDKRALSKAPPAFLGLGNYIRLFDPSRATSDLSFLNSLRATLVFTVGTFIPLLIISLMLAVFISNLSSGKSKKFLQIAYYTPAILSSVVAATIWMIIFDPRGLGNQWVNTLMNTPGVDHRWLVDPVMEQVSTMVIYFWKYIGYFVILFITGLASIPPTIYEAATIDGAGKGQVFWRITLPLLKPTVFLVSVMAMLQCLKTFSTQYMLYTNGAPRAPINVITFNIYVTGIQQQYLGRASAMSVVLFLLMLLLTLLQFKTTSSDQVEY; this is encoded by the coding sequence ATGGGTATGAAAAAATACCGAGGCATCGAGAAGAAACAGGCTCGGTGGGGATTTGCTTTTGTGGTCCCCTCCCTGCTTTTTTTCTCATTATTCAGTTTTTATCCGATAATCAATGCATTCTACACCAGTTTCTTTGACAAGCGTGCACTCAGCAAAGCACCCCCAGCGTTTTTGGGACTAGGAAACTATATCAGGCTTTTTGACCCCAGTAGAGCAACGAGTGATCTGTCTTTTCTCAATAGTCTGAGAGCCACATTGGTGTTTACCGTTGGTACATTCATTCCCTTGTTGATTATCAGCTTGATGTTGGCTGTCTTCATCAGCAATCTCAGTAGCGGCAAGTCAAAAAAGTTTCTGCAGATTGCCTATTATACCCCGGCAATTCTTTCCAGTGTTGTCGCTGCAACCATCTGGATGATCATCTTTGACCCTAGGGGATTGGGGAACCAATGGGTAAATACGCTCATGAACACCCCAGGAGTTGACCATCGTTGGTTGGTCGATCCTGTGATGGAGCAAGTGTCGACGATGGTGATTTACTTCTGGAAGTATATTGGATACTTTGTCATCCTCTTCATTACCGGCCTGGCTTCAATACCTCCTACAATTTATGAGGCAGCCACCATTGATGGGGCTGGCAAGGGCCAGGTTTTCTGGCGTATCACTCTCCCGTTGCTCAAGCCGACGGTGTTCCTCGTTTCGGTCATGGCAATGTTGCAGTGTCTGAAAACCTTCAGTACCCAATACATGCTGTACACTAATGGGGCTCCACGTGCCCCGATCAATGTAATTACCTTCAATATCTATGTTACAGGTATTCAGCAACAGTACCTAGGACGAGCAAGTGCAATGAGTGTTGTGCTCTTCTTGTTGATGTTGTTGCTGACATTGTTGCAGTTCAAGACGACAAGTAGCGATCAGGTGGAGTATTAG
- a CDS encoding carbohydrate ABC transporter permease — protein MQISKKITITNVLIWIILAAMLLFTLTPIAFMISASMMERNQIMAMPFSWIPEGFHTPNFVKAVAGNDQSFIFVRNLANSLVVSITVAVTTVLIASLTGYGLAKFRFRGRNTIFIIIMATMMIPFEAIMIPLYMVVTMLRIQNTYTGLILPFLVSAFGVFQMRQYLTTFPTEFLDAARVDGMGEFGIYWKIVLPNCMPVIATLSILSFRSQWDNLLWPLLVSQSEKMKTIPQYISSFALERNTDEGAMMAAALLASIPMFVLFMSLTKYFIGGSAVYESRKG, from the coding sequence ATGCAGATATCCAAGAAAATTACCATTACCAATGTCCTTATTTGGATTATTTTAGCAGCAATGCTCCTTTTTACCCTGACTCCGATTGCGTTCATGATCAGTGCTTCCATGATGGAGCGAAACCAGATCATGGCCATGCCGTTTTCCTGGATCCCGGAAGGCTTCCATACCCCAAATTTTGTCAAGGCTGTGGCGGGGAATGACCAATCATTCATTTTTGTCCGGAACCTTGCCAACTCACTTGTGGTAAGTATCACTGTTGCCGTCACCACTGTCTTGATTGCAAGTCTTACAGGCTATGGCCTCGCAAAGTTTCGCTTTCGGGGAAGAAACACCATTTTTATTATCATCATGGCTACGATGATGATTCCGTTTGAAGCGATCATGATTCCGCTGTATATGGTTGTCACGATGCTGCGCATCCAGAACACGTATACCGGATTGATCCTTCCCTTCCTGGTAAGTGCGTTTGGTGTTTTCCAGATGCGGCAGTACCTTACCACGTTCCCCACAGAATTTCTGGATGCGGCCCGTGTCGACGGAATGGGAGAGTTTGGAATCTACTGGAAAATCGTACTTCCCAACTGTATGCCGGTAATCGCAACGCTCTCCATCCTCTCCTTCCGAAGCCAGTGGGACAACCTGCTCTGGCCGCTTTTGGTAAGCCAGAGTGAGAAGATGAAGACGATTCCGCAATACATCAGTTCCTTTGCGCTTGAGCGTAACACTGATGAGGGTGCAATGATGGCTGCAGCCCTGCTTGCGTCGATCCCCATGTTTGTACTGTTCATGTCCTTGACCAAGTATTTCATCGGTGGATCGGCAGTATATGAGTCAAGGAAGGGTTGA